Below is a genomic region from Phycobacter azelaicus.
TGCAGAATGAAATCCGCCTCTGCGGTAAAGGCTTCAATCGCATCCACATGGGCCAGGATATCGACCCCCTGGTCCACCCAGTAGGAGTTGCCCAGCATCGCGTGGCCCTGGCCATTTTCGTTGATCACCAGGACAACAGGCTGATCTGTGACGGCCTTGATTTCCTCATGCAGTGCAGCGGCAAGCCGGGCCGACGCGCCCCCATTGATGACGACCACACCTTCATCCGTCACGATGAAGGACAGGTTGTTGTTGTGGCCGGAGTTTTCATAAGTCGGCGGCGCGGTGGCGCCAATCGCCGAGAATACATGCGGGATGACCTCAACCGGCTTGGAGTAAAGCTCGGACTGCGGGTACTGGTCAGCAATGTCTTCGCTGGCAAAAGCGGCGCTCGCGCCAAACGCGGCGGCCAGCAGGCTGGTGAAAAATGGTTTCATGGTGTCCTCCCGAAATGGATGCGGAATAATTCACACTTATGAATATGATTGTAAATGGTCAGATGGAAAAAGAGCGATCGCTTTGAGCCACATCGGCACATGTGACGGGACGGCTTTCTTGCCCTGCCCCAACCGCACGTTAGGCTGCATGGGACTACGGGAGGACAGAAAGAATGACATCGCAGAACACGCAATCGCTGAAAGGCAAACATGCGCTGGTCACGGGAGGCGGCACCGGCATCGGCCTCGCCATCGCACGCGAACTGGCCGATCAGGGCGCCGAGGTCACGATTACCGGGCGCCGTCAGGAGGTGCTGGAGGAAGTCGCAACCACAGGCCTGCATCCGATGGCCATGGATGTGCGCAACGAGGACGACATTATCGCCAAGATCGAAGCCGCCGTTGCGGCCCGCGGACCCATCCAGATCTGCGTCGCCAATGCGGGCATCGCCGAGGGCAAGGCGGTGCACAAAACCTCGCTCGACTTCTGGCGCAACATGATGGCCACCAACCTTGACGGTGCTTTCCTGACCATCCGCGAAACACTCAAGTCCATGCGCACAACCGATTGGGGGCGGGTCATCACCGTTGCCTCTATCGCCGGGCTGCGGGGCCTCAAGGGCGGCGCCTGTTACTCGGCCAGCAAGCACGGCATGATCGGCCTCACCCGCGCGCTGAGCGAGGATTACATGGGCACACCCTTTACCTTCAACGCGATCTGCCCGGGCTACGTGGATACACCCATCGTCGAGCGCAATATCACCTCGATCTCGGCCCGCGCCGGGGTTAGCGAGGAAGAAGCGCTCAAGATGATGACCCATGCCAACCGGCACCAGCGCCTGATCGAACCCGAAGAGGTTGCGGCTGCGGCCATGTGGCTGGTGGGCCCAGGCTCACAGTCGATCAACGGGCAAACCATCCAGATTTCCGGCGGGCAGGTCTGATCCGCCACAAATCGCAACTCAACAAGCGCCGCCGAGGATCTTGGCGGCGTTTTCATGTCCAGAGAATCGATGGAGAAACATCTCTGGACAGATTTTTGAATATTGGATACAAAATTGTTCAAGCATGAAACATCAAGGCGCTCGCCTCGATTCTCCATATGAGGTTCCGATGACCGATTTTGCCGCCACCAAGGCCCTTTTCGACCTGCCCGAGGGCGTGATCTACCTCGATGGCAACTCTTTGGGCCCGCTCCCCAAGGCCGCCACGACGCGCGTGTCGACGATGATGACCGAGGAATGGGGCAAGATGCTGATCACCGGCTGGAACAAGGCGGGATGGATGCAGAAATCCACCGCGGTCGGCAATCGCATCGCCCGGCTGATCGGCGCCGAGACGGATCATGTAATCATGGGCGATACCCTGTCGATCAAGGTCTACCAGGCGGTCGCATCGGCACTGGAGATGAACAAGGGCCGCAAGGTGGTTCTGTCAGACAACGGCAACTTCCCCTCGGACCTTTACATCGTCGAAGGCCTGCTGAAGTCCCTTGGCGAGGAATACGAGCTGCGCGTGGTTGACCCCGAAGCCGTATCCGAGAATATCAACGAAGAAATCGCCGTTCTGATGCTGACCGAGGTGGATTATCGCACCGGGCGCAAGCATGACATGAAGGCCCTCACCGCCAAGGCCCATGACGTGGGCGCCCTGACCGTCTGGGATCTGGCCCATTCCGCAGGCGCCCTGCCGGTGGATCTGGCAGGCTGCAAGGCCGATTTCGCCGTGGGCTGCACCTACAAGTATCTCAACAGCGGCCCCGGCGGCCCGGCCTTCATCTATGTCGCGCCGCGCCATGCCGAAGTCGCCCGCCCGGCGCTGTCGGGCTGGCTCGGGCATGAGGCCCCCTTTGCCTTTGATCTGGACTATCGCCCGGGCCGTGGGATCGAACGGATGCGCGTTGGCACACCGCCGGTGATACAGCTTACCTCGCTTGAGGCCTCGATGGACATCTGGGACACGGTCGACATGCAAGCCCTGCGAGAAAAGTCGATCGCCCTGTGCAATCTTTTCATCGCCGAGGTCGAAGCCGCTTGTCCTCAGCTTGAGCTGGCCTCCCCGCGCGATGGCAGCCAGCGCGGCAGCCAGGTCTCATTCCGCTTCCACGAAGGGTATGCCGCCATGCAGGCGCTCATTGCACGCGGTGTAATCGGAGACTTCCGTGCCCCCGACATCATGCGCTTCGGCTTTACCCCTCTGTTCATCGACGAGGATGACGTGCGCGGCGCTGCCGCAATCCTGAAGGACGTTATGGACAATGCCCTGTGGGATTGCGCCGAGTACAAACAGCGCGCCGCTGTGACCTGACATGATCGGCACTGCCCATCACCTCCCCCTGTGCAGGCCATCAGGCTGGGTGGCGCTCTGGCGTCGCCTGGCCATGTGTGGCCGTCTAAATCGGAAGACCCTTTCCTTTCCCTGATGTATGCTACCCCAAGGAACAGGAAAGATCCGATGACCAAATGCCCAATCTCCACCCCCTTTGACCCGGCCGAGGACGGCGCCGAGATGTCCTTTGACGGGCGCATGTCCTATGGCGATTACCTGTCGCTTGGCACGATCCTAGACGCACAGAAGCCGCTCAGCGATGCTCATGACGAAATGCTGTTCATTATACAGCACCAGACAAGCGAACTGTGGATGCGCCTTGCGGTGCATGAACTGAACGGTGCGCGCGACTGCCTGCTGGCGGGCGATTCCCGCCCCGCATTCAAGATGCTCGCGCGTGTTGCGAGGATCTTCGAGCAACTGAACTCGGCCTGGGACGTGCTGCGCACCATGACGCCCTCGGATTATACCCATTTCCGGGACTCTCTTGGGCAAAGCTCGGGCTTCCAATCCCACCAGTACCGGCTGATCGAATTCATGCTGGGGAACCGCAATGTCGCGATGCTGCGCCCGCATGCCCATGATCCGGCGATCACAGCGCAACTTGAGGGCGAGCTGGCGCAACCTTCGCTCTATGATGTTGCGCTACGCATCCTGTCGAACACCATCGCCCTGCCTGAAGAGGTCACCAGCCGTGACGTTTCAAAGCCCTATCAGGCTCATGACGCAGTTCAAGAAGCATGGACCAGAGTCTATGAGACGCCTGAAACGCATTGGGAACTCTACGAACTGGCTGAAAAGCTTGTGGATTTCGAGGATTATTTCCGCCGCTGGCGCTTCAACCATGTCACCACCGTTGAGCGCGTCATAGGCTTCAAGCGGGGCACTGGCGGCACCGGCGGCGTCAGCTATCTCAAGCGAATGCTGGATGTGGAGCTGTTCCCCGAACTCTGGCATCTGCGCACCGAACTCTGAGGCAAGCGCACCGCTAATGCAGCCCTCCCGCCCGGCCTCTGGGTTCTAGCGAACCCCTCGCCCCTTGGGCCCGGCGCCGCGCCTTTGGCGCGGCGCCGGGCCCAAGGCTATAAACCGGCTCTGCAAAAGGCAGGGCAGGTTTCAGGCGCGGGAGCACCTGCCCCTTCCCTTTCCACAAGCCACTGACGCCAAAGACTCTAAGTTTGCAGTGCGCGCGCCATTAGAACGGCCAATTGCGCCACCTTTGTCCGATAGGTTTCATAATCCTCCGAGGTATGCTTGATGCCCTTGAGCGCCGCGCAGATGACCCCCGCAATTTCTGCAGCCTCACCGATTCCTTCCGGCAAGACCCGCATCTCCAACCACTTTGCGTAGACACCGGCCAGAGCAGCCTCGCCTTCCTGGATCGCCTCCGGCGCGACGCTCAGGCTGGCCTCGAACAGCTCCATGCCATGCGCCGACGACATCATGGTCTCCATCGTCTGCCCCCCGTGTTCTGCAAAGGCCTGCCCGAAACGATCGACCAAGGCCCCTTCTCGCTCCAGCGCCGCATGAACGTCTTCGACCGCTTGCGCATAATAGGCCTCTACCAATGCGGTAAAGATCGCCTCCTTGTTGCGAAAATGCAGATAGACCGCCGGACGGGACATTCCCGCACCCCGTGCTATGTCATCCATTGAGGTCTTGCGAAACCCGTAGGCCGAAAAGGCCTGCCAGGCGGACTGCAAAATGGTCTCGGCTTTGGGATCTGTAACACTACGAAGCATATCCAGTGAACTGACACTATCCGCCAATTTTGTCAATTGACACCCTGACAGATTAAGATCATTTTGTCAGAACATTCACAACCGAAGGTGAGCCCCATGCCAACCACGCTCAGGATCAACGGATCAAACCACGAGGTCGACCTGCCGCAGGACGTCCCCCTACTCTGGGTCTTGCGTGACGAAATCGGCCTCACCGGCACCAAATTCGGCTGCGGCGTTGCCGCCTGCGGGGCTTGCACCGTGCACATCGACGGGGTCGCAACCCGCTCCTGTCAGGTGGCGCTTGGTGATGTCTGGGGGGAGGTGACCACCATCGAGGGCGTCGGCACCCCTGACGCGATGGCCGTCCTCCAGCAGGCCTGGGTCGATCATCAGGTGGCCCAATGCGGCTATTGCCAGTCAGGCCAGATTATGCAGGCCGCCAGCCTGCTGGCCGAGAACCCAGCCCCAAGCGACGATGACATCGACTTTGCAATGCAGGGCAACCTCTGCCGCTGTGGCACCTACCCGCGCATGCGCGCTGCGATCCACGCCGCCGCCAAGATGATGCAGGAGGCATAAACCATGGCCAGCATCGGAAAAATCGCCCGCCGCAGCTTCCTCATTGGCTCTGCCGCCATCTTGGGTGGGGTGGCCTTTGGCACCTACAAATACCACCAGCCCGCGCCGAACCCGCTGACACCCAAGGATAGCCAGACCGCGCTCAATCCTTTCGTCATGGTGGATCAATCCGGGGTGACGCTGGTGGCCCCGCGCGCCGAGATGGGCCAGGGCGTTGAAACCTCCTGGGTCGCACTGATTGCCGAGGAACTGGATGTACGTCCCGAGGCGGTCAAGGTGATCCACGGCCCCGCCGCCAAGGCCTATTACAACAGCGCCATGATGGCCGAGGCCCTGCCCGGTCGCGGCTATGACGCCAGCAATTTCCAGCACTCGTTGGGGCAGATCGTCGGCCATATGTCCAAGTTTCTGGACCTGCAAGTGACCGGTGGCTCCTCTTCGATGAAAGACGGGTTCGAACGGATGCGGATGGCCGGTGCCACCGCGCGCGAAACCCTGAAAGAAGCCGCCGCGCAGCGCCTTGGCACCTCTCGGGCGCTGCTGAGCACCGAGGACGGCCATGTGATCGCCCCAGACGGCAGCCGGATCGCCT
It encodes:
- a CDS encoding SDR family NAD(P)-dependent oxidoreductase — its product is MTSQNTQSLKGKHALVTGGGTGIGLAIARELADQGAEVTITGRRQEVLEEVATTGLHPMAMDVRNEDDIIAKIEAAVAARGPIQICVANAGIAEGKAVHKTSLDFWRNMMATNLDGAFLTIRETLKSMRTTDWGRVITVASIAGLRGLKGGACYSASKHGMIGLTRALSEDYMGTPFTFNAICPGYVDTPIVERNITSISARAGVSEEEALKMMTHANRHQRLIEPEEVAAAAMWLVGPGSQSINGQTIQISGGQV
- the kynU gene encoding kynureninase, which codes for MTDFAATKALFDLPEGVIYLDGNSLGPLPKAATTRVSTMMTEEWGKMLITGWNKAGWMQKSTAVGNRIARLIGAETDHVIMGDTLSIKVYQAVASALEMNKGRKVVLSDNGNFPSDLYIVEGLLKSLGEEYELRVVDPEAVSENINEEIAVLMLTEVDYRTGRKHDMKALTAKAHDVGALTVWDLAHSAGALPVDLAGCKADFAVGCTYKYLNSGPGGPAFIYVAPRHAEVARPALSGWLGHEAPFAFDLDYRPGRGIERMRVGTPPVIQLTSLEASMDIWDTVDMQALREKSIALCNLFIAEVEAACPQLELASPRDGSQRGSQVSFRFHEGYAAMQALIARGVIGDFRAPDIMRFGFTPLFIDEDDVRGAAAILKDVMDNALWDCAEYKQRAAVT
- the kynA gene encoding tryptophan 2,3-dioxygenase, which gives rise to MSTPFDPAEDGAEMSFDGRMSYGDYLSLGTILDAQKPLSDAHDEMLFIIQHQTSELWMRLAVHELNGARDCLLAGDSRPAFKMLARVARIFEQLNSAWDVLRTMTPSDYTHFRDSLGQSSGFQSHQYRLIEFMLGNRNVAMLRPHAHDPAITAQLEGELAQPSLYDVALRILSNTIALPEEVTSRDVSKPYQAHDAVQEAWTRVYETPETHWELYELAEKLVDFEDYFRRWRFNHVTTVERVIGFKRGTGGTGGVSYLKRMLDVELFPELWHLRTEL
- a CDS encoding TetR/AcrR family transcriptional regulator codes for the protein MLRSVTDPKAETILQSAWQAFSAYGFRKTSMDDIARGAGMSRPAVYLHFRNKEAIFTALVEAYYAQAVEDVHAALEREGALVDRFGQAFAEHGGQTMETMMSSAHGMELFEASLSVAPEAIQEGEAALAGVYAKWLEMRVLPEGIGEAAEIAGVICAALKGIKHTSEDYETYRTKVAQLAVLMARALQT
- a CDS encoding (2Fe-2S)-binding protein, whose protein sequence is MPTTLRINGSNHEVDLPQDVPLLWVLRDEIGLTGTKFGCGVAACGACTVHIDGVATRSCQVALGDVWGEVTTIEGVGTPDAMAVLQQAWVDHQVAQCGYCQSGQIMQAASLLAENPAPSDDDIDFAMQGNLCRCGTYPRMRAAIHAAAKMMQEA